TATTATAGAGTATTAAAATATATTTGCTTATAAAAACTAGGAGGTTTTATTAATGCATCAAATAAAAAATTTTTTAAGTTTTTTATTGATACTCATATTAACCACTATCCTTAGTGGTTGTAACAAAAATAATATAATATCTCCAGGAAAAATAATACCACCAGAAAATTATGATATAGCTATATCTGGAGAGTGGATTATAAAGAAATATTATCCTACTACCTCCTCTGGTAATTCTAAAAATGCCGAGGACAAAATTGGCAAAATAATTTATGTAGACAAGGATAAACTAGAACTATTAGATAAAACTTGTATATCACCAAACTTCAAAATAAAAATAGTTGATGCAACTAGCTATCTTGCCAGTAATTATGGTATAGCTCCTAGTTTACTTAACATTGAACAAGCTGATATTCAAGTTATAACAGTGACTAATAAAGATAATTATTTTACATCATTTATAAAATTAAACAATAATAATTTAATTGCTACAATAGATGATAACTTCTTTTTACTCACAAAAAAATCTGGAATAACTGGTGAAAATAATAATGGAAAAGTTAATTCTAATATTAATTTTCAAAACCAAAATAGATTCCCAAAGAACTTAGATTGTGGACTTTTATTAGGATTAAAATCCTATGTACCCTGTTGTACAGTTTATAAAAAGAATAGTCCTAAAGTAATTTATCGCCCCGTATTTAGAACAATTTGGGTTAACTTCGACTCACAAAAAGTTGAAAATATTTATGAAATTCATCATTTAGTATATGCAAGGAAAAGTGGATTTTGGTACTTAACTACTAATTATACTAGTAGCAATGACTATAAAAATTATAAAATTGCAACTTACCCTATTACGAAAAATAATAACCCAAAACTAATAGAAAGTCCTATAAAAAATGATATAATAAATATTGGTAATTCTTATTCTATAGATGATGTTTTATTTGTTGGGGATGATTACATATCCTTAGAATCAACTATGGGTTCTCTTAGTGAGAATAACTCCTTTTATTTAGATAATTCTTTAAGGGTCGAACCTATTGACACTCTTAATAGCGATAAAGATTACTCAATATCTATATCGAAATTACTTGGACAACAAGGATTAAAATCATTAAAACAAGGTGCTGCAACTTATGTAAACTCACTTGATTTTAATAAAAGAAAAGATTTAAATCCAGATCCTGATGATAAGTCATTTGGAGTTATTCGTAAAAATGGTAAGTGGGTTTTAAAAGGACGCTTATATTACTTTTATGAAAATCATATTGAATCTTCACCCAAAACTCATGAAGATTTTGATATACCTATAATTCCACCCAAAGAACTTATAGGATATGATTTATTATTTCCTAATTGGAATATAATAAAGAAAAAAATACCGGATGCTTTAGATGCATACTCTTCTCCAGATAAGAATTTTGTTGTAGTTCTAACAAATTCAAAAGTACTTATATATAACATTATAAATAATGATTTAGCCTCCTCTCCAATTGAGACGCTAAATCTAAGAAAAAATGAAGTTGCGGTAATGTCTCAATGGGCAACTGGTAGCTATGTTAATACTTGGGATGACCAAATGAAAAAAATCAAACACTAACTTAATTAAAAGGATGGGATAACATTGAAAAAATTATTCGGCAAAAATATGAGACTAGTTCTCACAACAATCATTGGATTTATATTTGTTTTTTCTATTGGTTTTATGGCTGGAAATAAAAAGACTAAGACATCTATAAACCCAGCTTCAACAAAAACTGTTGAAAATAAAACTTCAGATAATAAGCCTAAAAACCCAGAAACTAAAACTGAAAATAATACACAAGCTGAAAAACCTAAAACAACTGCACCACAAGGTTCTACAGCACCACTTGACCCTAACAAAAAAGTTGCTTACTTAACTTTTGACGATGGTCCAACAAAACAAATGACTCCTAAGATTTTATCAATATTAGATAAATACAATGCAAAAGCTACATTCTTCGTTTTAGGACAAATGGTTGAAAAAAATCCTGAATTATTAAAAGAAGAAAGAGCTAAAGGACACTCTATCTGTAACCATAGTTATTCTCACGATTATAAACTTTTATATAGCAGTGCTGATAATTTCTTAAAAGACTTTGCTAAAAGCACAGCTGCAATAAAAGCTGTTTTAGGTGATTACGATGGAAAAGTTATTCGTTTCCCTGGTGGTTCTTACGGTAAAAAACGTGCTCCTTACAAACAAGTTGCTAAAGATGCAGGATACACTTATGTAGACTGGAATGCTCTAAATGGTGATGCTGAACATCAACACGTTCCAGCTGACAAACTTCTAGCTAGAGTTCAATCTTCTACTAAGGGTAAAAACCATGTTGTTATCTTAATGCACGATGCTGCTACAAAGGGTACTACTGTTGAAGCTCTACCAAAGGTAATTGAATACTTAAAGAGCCAAGGTTATGAATTTGCAACACTTGATGAAGCTGGTAACATTCCAGTTAACTTACCAAGCGTTCACACTCCTAACGAAAAGGCTAAAGAAGTATCAACTCCAGCAAAAACTAAATAGTTTATCATAAAAAGGAAAAGATAACTTAGTATAATCTACTTTGTTATCTTTTCCTTTTTATATAATAATTATTCATATTTTATTTAATCTCCAAATACTTTCTTTTTATT
This Clostridium novyi NT DNA region includes the following protein-coding sequences:
- a CDS encoding polysaccharide deacetylase family protein, whose amino-acid sequence is MKKLFGKNMRLVLTTIIGFIFVFSIGFMAGNKKTKTSINPASTKTVENKTSDNKPKNPETKTENNTQAEKPKTTAPQGSTAPLDPNKKVAYLTFDDGPTKQMTPKILSILDKYNAKATFFVLGQMVEKNPELLKEERAKGHSICNHSYSHDYKLLYSSADNFLKDFAKSTAAIKAVLGDYDGKVIRFPGGSYGKKRAPYKQVAKDAGYTYVDWNALNGDAEHQHVPADKLLARVQSSTKGKNHVVILMHDAATKGTTVEALPKVIEYLKSQGYEFATLDEAGNIPVNLPSVHTPNEKAKEVSTPAKTK